Proteins encoded by one window of Culicoides brevitarsis isolate CSIRO-B50_1 chromosome 2, AGI_CSIRO_Cbre_v1, whole genome shotgun sequence:
- the LOC134829297 gene encoding protein real-time isoform X1 encodes MVQKYTSPVRIYKYPFELVMKAYERRFPICPQMPIVLDCSVIHDIETENGAKRETKRYCKLAVDAPYLFKKMIGIDVAFFFQTNFLDMRARTLNIEATNETFSSRVEIFEKCRYYVHPDNPNWTCFDQTATLDIKNFFGFEHSLEKWGMKQYTQTILKGKEIIEFFIEELKNEGITHVDKWVDPPGYVAPTETPAVEEKKENQEGSNNSASNNANSEEKSLSEFLDADYILKYLGQLSPLQESRLVQLRQKLEESEVKKYPDYPTLLRFLRARDFSIEKSYTMLVDSLKWREEHRVDHLLDEYRMPSVLTKHFPGGWHDFDKDGRPLYILRLGHMDVKGLLKSIGEDGLLKLTLHICEEGLKKMQEQTNREEKPIWSWCLLVDLEGLSMRHLWRPGVKALLRIIEVVEQNYPETMGRVLIVRAPRVFPILWTIVSAFIHENTRQKFLFFGGPDCLHIEDGLEHYMPVEKIPDFLGGPCTANFITRPESVSSKFYTRCYTHACHCTLIHEGGLVPKSLYRNESMDEHDGSHHDHSGLYQTINLTAGQIFELMIKNNDPKSVITWDFDCTKADVLFTVYHTDKELPNDLGDSYSSIFDLSGFEEGVNYTKVEQTITCHPKESCQGSHEMMSHGTYILQWQLPPGSTTGAQLMYFYEILSSANYKGSMTSLQSAMSIASSQQSR; translated from the exons GCATACGAACGACGCTTTCCGATATGTCCCCAGATGCCAATTGTGCTGGATTGCTCAGTGATTCACGACATCGAGACAGAAAACGGTGCAAAACGCGAGACAAAACGTTATTGCAAGCTGGCGGTTGACGCTCcctatttgttcaaaaagatGATCGGCATCGATGTGGCCTTCTTTTTCCAAACAAATTTCCTGGATATGCGCGCCCGAACACTCAACATCGAAGCAACGAACGAAACTTTCTCGTCGCGCgtcgaaattttcgaaaagtgTCGCTATTACGTGCATCCCGACAATCCCAATTGGACCTGTTTCGATCAAACCGCCACACTGgacatcaaaaacttcttcGGATTCGAGCATTCGTTGGAGAAATGGGGCATGAAGCAATACACACAAACCATCCTCAAGGGCAAGGAAATTATTGAGTTTTTCATTGAAGAGCTGAAAAACGAGGGAATTACGCATGTCGATAAATGGGTTGATCCGCCGGGATACGTGGCACCAACAGAAACGCCCGCTGTCgaggagaaaaaagaaaaccaAGAAGGCAGCAATAATTCCGCTTCGAACAACGCAAACAGCGAGGAAAAGAGTTTGAGCGAATTTTTGGATGCCGACTACATTCTCAAGTATCTCGGGCAATTATCGCCCTTGCAGGAATCGCGTTTGGTGCAGTTGCGACAAAAACTGGAAGAAAgcgaagtaaaaaaatatccggATTACCCGACTTTGTTGCGTTTTTTGCGTGCCCGGGACTTCAGTATTGAAAAATCGTACACCATGTTGGTGGATTCGTTGAAATGGCGCGAGGAACATCGTGTCGATCACTTGCTGGACGAGTATCGGATGCCGTCGGTGTTGACGAAACACTTTCCCGGAGGCTGGCATGACTTTGACAAAGACGGAAGACCGTTGTACATTCTCCGTTTGGGGCACATGGATGTCAAGGGATTGCTCAAGTCCATTGGAGAAGATGGTTTATTGAAATTG actttacACATTTGCGAAGAAGGTCTCAAGAAGATGCAAGAACAAACGAACCGCGAAGAGAAACCAATTTGGTCGTGGTGTCTTTTGGTCGACTTGGAAGGACTTTCTATGCGTCATTTGTGGCGTCCCGGAGTGAAGGCTCTCTTGAGAATTATCGAAGTTGTGGAGCAAAATTACCCAGAAACCATGGGACGAGTGTTGATTGTTCGAGCTCCAAGAGTTTTTCCCATTTTGTGGACTATTGTCAGCGCTTTCATTC atGAGAACACAAGACAAAAATTCCTGTTCTTTGGAGGACCTGATTGCTTGCACATTGAAGACGGCTTGGAACATTACATGCCAGTAGAGAAAATTCCTGATTTCCTTGGAGGTCCTTGCACG GCAAACTTTATAACTCGACCGGAATCTGTTTCATCAAAGTTTTATACCCGTTGCTACACACACGCATGTCACTGT ACTCTCATACACGAAGGTGGGCTTGTGCCAAAATCGCTGTACCGCAACGAGTCAATGGATGAGCACGATGGAAGTCATCACGATCATAGTGGTTTGTATCAAACAATAAATCTGACAGCGGGACAAATTTTCGAGCTCATGATCAAAAATAACGATCCCAAGAGTGTGATAACGTGGGACTTTGATTGTACAAAGGCAGATGTCTTGTTTACTGTTTATCACACTGATAAGGAATTGCCTAATGACTTAGGAG attcataTTCGTCAATATTTGACTTGTCTGGTTTCGAGGAAGGTGTCAATTATACAAAAGTAGAGCAGACAATAACGTGTCATCCAAAGGAGAGTTGTCAA gGCTCTCACGAAATGATGTCACACGGTACCTATATCCTGCAATGGCAATTGCCACCTGGATCTACAACGGGCGCTCAATTAATGTACTTTTACGAAATCCTGAGCTCAGCAAACTACAAAGGCTCAATGACTAGTCTACAATCAGCGATGAGCATTGCCAGCTCGCAGCAATCCCGATGA
- the LOC134829297 gene encoding protein real-time isoform X2 translates to MVQKYTSPVRIYKYPFELVMKAYERRFPICPQMPIVLDCSVIHDIETENGAKRETKRYCKLAVDAPYLFKKMIGIDVAFFFQTNFLDMRARTLNIEATNETFSSRVEIFEKCRYYVHPDNPNWTCFDQTATLDIKNFFGFEHSLEKWGMKQYTQTILKGKEIIEFFIEELKNEGITHVDKWVDPPGYVAPTETPAVEEKKENQEGSNNSASNNANSEEKSLSEFLDADYILKYLGQLSPLQESRLVQLRQKLEESEVKKYPDYPTLLRFLRARDFSIEKSYTMLVDSLKWREEHRVDHLLDEYRMPSVLTKHFPGGWHDFDKDGRPLYILRLGHMDVKGLLKSIGEDGLLKLTLHICEEGLKKMQEQTNREEKPIWSWCLLVDLEGLSMRHLWRPGVKALLRIIEVVEQNYPETMGRVLIVRAPRVFPILWTIVSAFIHENTRQKFLFFGGPDCLHIEDGLEHYMPVEKIPDFLGGPCTTLIHEGGLVPKSLYRNESMDEHDGSHHDHSGLYQTINLTAGQIFELMIKNNDPKSVITWDFDCTKADVLFTVYHTDKELPNDLGDSYSSIFDLSGFEEGVNYTKVEQTITCHPKESCQGSHEMMSHGTYILQWQLPPGSTTGAQLMYFYEILSSANYKGSMTSLQSAMSIASSQQSR, encoded by the exons GCATACGAACGACGCTTTCCGATATGTCCCCAGATGCCAATTGTGCTGGATTGCTCAGTGATTCACGACATCGAGACAGAAAACGGTGCAAAACGCGAGACAAAACGTTATTGCAAGCTGGCGGTTGACGCTCcctatttgttcaaaaagatGATCGGCATCGATGTGGCCTTCTTTTTCCAAACAAATTTCCTGGATATGCGCGCCCGAACACTCAACATCGAAGCAACGAACGAAACTTTCTCGTCGCGCgtcgaaattttcgaaaagtgTCGCTATTACGTGCATCCCGACAATCCCAATTGGACCTGTTTCGATCAAACCGCCACACTGgacatcaaaaacttcttcGGATTCGAGCATTCGTTGGAGAAATGGGGCATGAAGCAATACACACAAACCATCCTCAAGGGCAAGGAAATTATTGAGTTTTTCATTGAAGAGCTGAAAAACGAGGGAATTACGCATGTCGATAAATGGGTTGATCCGCCGGGATACGTGGCACCAACAGAAACGCCCGCTGTCgaggagaaaaaagaaaaccaAGAAGGCAGCAATAATTCCGCTTCGAACAACGCAAACAGCGAGGAAAAGAGTTTGAGCGAATTTTTGGATGCCGACTACATTCTCAAGTATCTCGGGCAATTATCGCCCTTGCAGGAATCGCGTTTGGTGCAGTTGCGACAAAAACTGGAAGAAAgcgaagtaaaaaaatatccggATTACCCGACTTTGTTGCGTTTTTTGCGTGCCCGGGACTTCAGTATTGAAAAATCGTACACCATGTTGGTGGATTCGTTGAAATGGCGCGAGGAACATCGTGTCGATCACTTGCTGGACGAGTATCGGATGCCGTCGGTGTTGACGAAACACTTTCCCGGAGGCTGGCATGACTTTGACAAAGACGGAAGACCGTTGTACATTCTCCGTTTGGGGCACATGGATGTCAAGGGATTGCTCAAGTCCATTGGAGAAGATGGTTTATTGAAATTG actttacACATTTGCGAAGAAGGTCTCAAGAAGATGCAAGAACAAACGAACCGCGAAGAGAAACCAATTTGGTCGTGGTGTCTTTTGGTCGACTTGGAAGGACTTTCTATGCGTCATTTGTGGCGTCCCGGAGTGAAGGCTCTCTTGAGAATTATCGAAGTTGTGGAGCAAAATTACCCAGAAACCATGGGACGAGTGTTGATTGTTCGAGCTCCAAGAGTTTTTCCCATTTTGTGGACTATTGTCAGCGCTTTCATTC atGAGAACACAAGACAAAAATTCCTGTTCTTTGGAGGACCTGATTGCTTGCACATTGAAGACGGCTTGGAACATTACATGCCAGTAGAGAAAATTCCTGATTTCCTTGGAGGTCCTTGCACG ACTCTCATACACGAAGGTGGGCTTGTGCCAAAATCGCTGTACCGCAACGAGTCAATGGATGAGCACGATGGAAGTCATCACGATCATAGTGGTTTGTATCAAACAATAAATCTGACAGCGGGACAAATTTTCGAGCTCATGATCAAAAATAACGATCCCAAGAGTGTGATAACGTGGGACTTTGATTGTACAAAGGCAGATGTCTTGTTTACTGTTTATCACACTGATAAGGAATTGCCTAATGACTTAGGAG attcataTTCGTCAATATTTGACTTGTCTGGTTTCGAGGAAGGTGTCAATTATACAAAAGTAGAGCAGACAATAACGTGTCATCCAAAGGAGAGTTGTCAA gGCTCTCACGAAATGATGTCACACGGTACCTATATCCTGCAATGGCAATTGCCACCTGGATCTACAACGGGCGCTCAATTAATGTACTTTTACGAAATCCTGAGCTCAGCAAACTACAAAGGCTCAATGACTAGTCTACAATCAGCGATGAGCATTGCCAGCTCGCAGCAATCCCGATGA
- the LOC134828510 gene encoding zinc finger protein Xfin-like, translated as MLEDPLDDDTHICIKCNATIVGLDQYIRHRKSNCASTSNHQTSQPKSPVKAPEYSLHDHAYDGDKDHHSPMHTFDYDLGADFFFSSLELQSSTKKVAGGKTLPTGGKSINPRDNSPTDKLFSAVTVDDAINPKPINYFDDDDDDVSPDEEQDDTDPEEYGGDIPPRNYTGGKWKPENRPSSTLFRGWERAWDDDRLEKSFDESVYDDEAPPPGHTKGKWVPGSKITKLVYDKPEAVPLSTQYWCNSCNRGLASKIVYERHLKSNLHLKKIQEEKDLETVVCPIIERPERIGKRNPKPSVYSNENLFETSTSEDKQKRIRRKYFTNCDICKTRLPIKLLGKHLISHYHYRRMQLCPEKAYETILSNIDKIVVQSPFQCAPCKFYANTQENFFRHWTTKNHEIQANSVPGNFLCNFCKFETPELLEMTSHLSDEEHQEVVKAINRSVPIIIQKFSPIVCAGGCGFKCRFNIEMNKHRMECNEEASHENQVRCEKCEKNFKTKNALVKHLTSEHKETEVKKFFCSICKENFETPELARKHRRTTEHRVKSARLRGLDKDGGMSKKCGICGANGFSDVLVLKEHIRVSHPEIKYSCPHCAASFVLPQELSRHVRDKNCNFFTSNQSSNEVVAVPNVRSGALVVASSSTATNNIDDIEAEDTTPPEQSYFTMTASMSGTSSDNGIYVDEIDGSIGNSASSVVSVAQQLWKCKLCTFGTKSRAEFIHHKILHNVPNVKPTDKLECPFCKRHYVKASLRCHLRIHTNERLYGCNQCSWSFIRAANLKEHIRKVHERPSRDEEHLFTCDFCSKDFRLKHLLSEHILSVHRVTTDCPATSTVSKKTYNCTQCSFIAKTSSGLNSHVMNQHEESLLTFECSVEGCSYQGKSQGLLKRHMEIHEAPKRVYSCTKCDFETRHSGHLKRHLKVHDTNEDRFLQCPHCDYRCNIMDNLRKHVIKTSKHIGRYLYECSDCNTGTNSTQEFKEHLSSYHGQLNVDLSDYFINKVQY; from the exons TTGCACGATCACGCTTACGATGGCGACAAAGACCATCACTCCCCGATGCACACTTTCGACTACGACTTGGGCGCCGATTTCTTTTTCTCATCTCTCGAACTCCAAAGTAGCACGAAAAAAGTCGCCGGAGGCAAAACTCTTCCGACTGGCGGAAAATCCATCAACCCTCGCGACAACAGTCCCACAGACAAACTTTTCAGCGCCGTGACTGTCGACGATGCGATCAATCCAAAGCCGATAAATTActttgatgatgacgacgacgacgtttcGCCAGATGAGGAGCAAGATGACACCGACCCCGAAGAATATGGCGGCGATATTCCGCCGAGAAATTACACGGGTGGCAAATGGAAGCCGGAAAATCGCCCGAGTTCGACACTTTTTCGCGGATGGGAACGAGCTTGGGACGACGATCGCTTGGAAAAGTCCTTCGATGAGAGTGTTTACGATGATGAGGCACCGCCGCCCGGGCATACGAAGGGAAAATGGGTGCCtggatcaaaaattacaaaattagttTACGATAAACCCGAAGCAGTCCCTTTGTCGACGCAATATTGGTGCAACTCGTGTAACAGAGGACTTGCCTCGAAAATCGTCTATGAGCGTCATTTGAAGTCAAATTtgcatttgaagaaaattcaagaggAAAAAGACTTGGAAACTGTCGTTTGTCCAATTATTGAGCGACCAGAGCGGATTGGGAAGCGAAATCCAAAGCCGAGCGTTTATTCGAacgaaaatttgttcgaaactTCCACTTCGGAGGACAAACAAAAACGAATTCgtcgaaaatatttcacaaattgCGACATTTGCAAGACTCGTCTCCCGATAAAACTCTTgggaaaacatttaatttctcATTATCACTACCGCCGCATGCAATTGTGCCCCGAAAAGGCTTACgaaacaattttatcaaatatcgacAAAATTGTCGTTCAATCTCCGTTCCAATGTGCTCCGTGTAAATTTTACGCAAACACCcaggaaaacttttttcgacATTGGACGACGAAAAATCACGAAATCCAAGCAAATTCTGTCCCCgggaattttttgtgtaatttttgtaaattcgaAACGCCGGAATTGCTCGAGATGACGTCACATTTGAGCGATGAAGAACATCAAGAAGTCGTCAAAGCCATAAATCGCTCGGTGCCGATAATTATTCAGAAATTTAGTCCCATCGTGTGTGCGGGAGGTTGTGGTTTCAAGTGTCGTTTTAACATCGAAATGAATAAACATCGAATGGAATGTAATGAAGAAGCTTCTCACGAAAATCAAGTGAGATgcgaaaaatgtgagaaaaatttcaaaacgaaaaatgctTTGGTGAAACATTTGACGAGTGAACACAAAGAAACGGAGgttaaaaagttcttttgCTCGATTtgtaaggaaaattttgagacGCCAGAGTTGGCGAGGAAACATCGAAGGACGACGGAGCATCGTGTGAAGTCAGCAAGACTGCGGGGATTGGATAAAGATGGCGGAATGAGTAAAAAATGTGGGATTTGTGGAGCGAATGGTTTTAGTGATGTGCTTGTACTTAAAGAGCATATTCGGGTTTCGCATCCAGAAATTAAGTACAg TTGTCCTCATTGCGCTGCTAGTTTTGTACTTCCACAAGAACTTAGTCGTCACGTGcgtgataaaaattgtaactttttcACATCCAATCAATCGAGCAACGAAG TCGTCGCAGTGCCAAATGTGAGATCAGGTGCTCTTGTTGTTGCCTCATCATCAACTGCCACAAACAACATTGATGATATCGAAGCAGAGGACACAACGCCGCCCGAACAATCATATTTTACGATGACAGCATCGATGTCAGGCACGTCCTCCGATAATGGTATTTATGTTGATGAAATTGACGGTTCAATCGGCAACTCCGCTTCTTCCGTCGTCAGCGTCGCCCAGCAACTGTGGAAATGTAAATTATGTACTTTTGG CACGAAAAGTCGGGCCGAATTTATCCATCATAAAATTCTCCATAATGTGCCAAATGTGAAGCCGACAGACAAGCTGGAGTGTCCGTTCTGCAAGCGGCACTACGTGAAGGCATCGTTGCGGTGTCATCTGCGAATTCACACGAACGAACGGCTTTACGGATGTAATCAGTGCTCGTGGAGCTTCATACGTGCGGCAAATCTGAAGGAACATATTAGGAAGGTGCATGAGAGACCGTCGAGGGATGAGGAGCATTTGTTCACATGTGACTTTTGCTCGAAGGATTTTCGGTTAAA acacCTCCTTTCGGAACACATTCTTTCCGTACATCGTGTCACAACTGATTGTCCAGCAACCTCAACCGTTAGTAAGAAAACTTACAATTGTACTCAATGTTCGTTTATTGCAAAGACCAGTTCTGGCTTGAATTCGCATGTCATGAACCAACATGAGGAGTCGTTGCTGACCTTTGAATGCAGCGTTGAAGGATGTTCGTATCAAGGAAAGTCACAAGGCTTGTTGAAACGGCACATGGAAATTCATGAAGCTCCGAAACGGGTTTACAGTTGTACGAAATGTGATTTTGAAACAAGGCACTCGGGTCATCTGAAGCGACATTTGAAGGTGCATGACACAAATGAAGACAGATTTTTGCAATGTCCGCATTGTGATTATCGGTGTAATATTATG gaTAATTTGAGAAAACATGTGATCAAGACATCGAAACATATCGGAAGGTATTTGTACGAATGCAGTGATTGTAATACAGGGACAAATTCAACGCAAGAGTTTAAGGAGCACTTAAGTAGTTATCATGGACAATTGAATGTTGATTTGAGTGATTATTTCATCAATAAagttcaatattaa